The segment GGACCGACCCCTTGATCCCGGAGTTGATGGAGCTCGTCGGGGAAGAGCATGTATTGTATCATCGATCGGATCTCATCGCATATGAGTGTGACGGCTTCACCTTGGTCCGGGGAGAGGCGCGGGCGGTGGTTTTTCCCGCAGATACCGGGGAGGTGGCGGCGGTGGTCCGGCATCTGCACCGGAAGGAGATTCCCTTCATCGCACGAGGTGCGGGGACCGGGCTCAGCGGTGGGGCGACTCCCCTCGGCGGGGAGGTGATCATCAGTCTGGTCCGGATGAAGCAGCTTCTGAAACTGGATCTGGAAAACCGCACCGCCGTGGTCCAACCCGGATTTGTCAACCTGAAACTGACCCGGTCCATCGAGGGGGACGGATATTACTACGCCCCGGATCCCTCCAGCCAGTACGCCTGCACCATCGGCGGAAATGTGGCCGAAAACGCCGGTGGTGCTCACTGTTTGAAGTATGGGGTGACTACAAACCATGTGCTGGGAGCGGAAGTGGTGTTGCCCGACGGAGAGGTGATCCGGCTGGGGGAGGATGGAATTCCGGACATTCCCGGTTACGACCTGTTGGGCCTGGTGACCGGCTCCGAAGGAACGCTGGGCATTGTGACGGAGATCACAGTTCGTGTCTTGAAGGCACCGGAGGCCAAGCAGACGATTCTCGCCTATTTCGATGATGTGGAAGAGGGTTCCCGGGCAGTTTCCGACATCATATCCGCGGGGATCCTTCCGGCAGCCCTGGAGATGATGGATCGGACGGCGATCGAGGCCGTCGAATCGGCCAACTTTCCCGTCGGTCATCCATTGGATGTGGAAGCTTTGTTGCTGATCGAAGTGGATGGGATTGCCGAGGGGATTCCATCCCAGTCCTCCCGGATCGTGGAGATGTGTCGCAGGCGGAAGGTGAGGGAGGTGAAGGTGGCCCGGAATGAGCGGGAGGCGGCCGCCTGGTGGGCCAACCGGAAAACGGGTTTCGGGGCCATGGGGGCGATCTCCCCCGATTACCTGGTGCAGGACGGGGTGATTCCCCGCAGCGCCTTGCCTGATGTACTGGAAAAAATCCGGGAGATCAGCCGGGAGACGGGCCTGCGGATTGCAAACATTTTTCATGCGGGAGACGGAAATCTCCATCCCCTGATCCTGTTCGATGGACGAAAGCCGGGAGAGAAGGAGAAGGCTTTGGCGGCGGGCTCCCGTTGTCTGCAGGTGTGTGCCGATGCAGGGGGGACCATCACCGGAGAACACGGGGTCGGCATCGAGAAAATAGAGGAGATGCGGCTGGTCTTCACCGAGGAGGAGCTCCAGGCGCAAATCGCCATCCGGGAAGTGTTCAACCCGGACAATCGACTGAATCCAAACAAACTGTTTCCACAACCCGGTCGCTGTGCCGAGGTGAAACAGGAGAGGCAACGGACTGTCCAGGGGAAATGATCCCCCCGAAAATGAGCTGTGAAAAAGTCAACCGATCTGTGATAAAATAGAGGAAAACAACTATACACGATGGTTTTCTAGGGTTCCGCAGCGTTGCTGGACTGGTCCGAGAGAAAACACACGACTGATGTTTCAGTTGTGCACACGGAGGGACAAAAGCCCGGGAGGATATCCTGATGATATCTTCCCGGGCTTTCTGTGTATGGGATCCTGTCGAGGGGTTACAAATATGAACTGTAAATCGAAAGAGGTGTCATGATGAACCGGGACTGGGCAAAAGTGTTGATTGCAGCTTTCTTTGAAGTGATGTGGGTGATCGGCCTGAAACATGCGGAGGATCTTTGGAGTTGGTTGGGGACCGTCGTGGCGATCGTCGTCAGCTTTTATCTGATGATCATGGCGGGACGTAATCTGCCCGTCGGTACCGTATATGCGGTGTTTGTGGGCCTGGGGACCGCCGGGACGGTGTTTTCGGAAGTGGTCTTCTTCGGTGAACCCCTCAAGTTGATGAAACTGTGCCTGATACTGGTATTGTTGGTGGGAGTGTTGGGATTGAAACTGGTGACTGAAGAGACGAAGGGGGGTGAGTCCTGATGGCGTGGGTTTTTCTCGTGCTGGCAGGCGGGATGGAGATGGTCGGGGTGACGATGATCAACCGATTGCACCGGGATCGGGATTGGAGATCATGGATGTGGTTGATGATAGGATTTTCAGGTAGCTTTATTTTCCTCGCCCTCGCCATGAAGGATCTGCCCATGGGGACGGCTTACGCCGTCTGGACCGGAATCGGCGCGGCGGGTGGGGCCATCACAGGCATGCTTTTTTACGGCGAACCCAAACATTTCTCCCGCATTTTCTTCATCACCCTGGTCCTGGGAGCCGCCGTGGGGTTGAAGATGGTTTCGTAGGTGGGGAGATTTGTTATATTCATGGCATAATAAACGCGCCTTTCTCCACACCGGAGAAAGGCGGTTTTTTGGAGTCCTGTTTTCACAACAACAGATAGACCAGCGGGGTGGCGATGAGCAGGGTCAGGATGGTCCGCTCCAGCCAGATGATGACCAACTCCCCGATGGAGACGGGGATCTCCGTGGACAGGATGCAGGGGATGGAGGCAGAGAAGAAGAGAATGGGATTTAAATAAACACCAGTAGGTGATGAATTTGAGACATAAGTTAAAGCGAAAGCTTCTAAGTTTGGCATTAGGGGAACTGGTTGCGGTCGTCTCTTTCTGTTTTTGCATCCATGTCTTAAAATCAACGGGCGAATCCTTCTATATTGGTTGGCAGACATTTATGGGATTAGGATGGCTTACTGTCATTTTGATTCAAGGGAGTGCCTACTGGCTATACAAATACCTTCGTATTCGTAATGGGCGATATTATTTGACCAATCGTTTTTTTCGGGCACTAGCTCTCTCAAATTTTGTTTTTATGATTTCTTTTCCCGTGATAACTTTGTTCATAGTGATTTTCTCTAATTTCCAATTTTCATGGTCGGATTTTGTTTTGGGCTGGTTCTTGTATTTGTTTTCGATCGGAGAGTATATCCATTATTTTAAGAAGAAAGTGGTGATGCCTCCTCACGAACGGATTCGTAGAAAAAACAACATTCCCGTTCCCGCCCGGATCCAACGTGAACAGTAACTGGGAAGGCTACGAACTTGGTGACTAGGGGGGTTCAACTGCCACCAAGGTGGACAGGAACAGATAGCCGACCTAATCGAAGACCGGGGTGAACTCAGCTAGAAGCGTTGTGATTTATGCGTTCATGGCCGGTCGGGATTGGGTTTCACATGTCGTTTTCGTTGTTCTTACGATCCAAAATCACTCCATGTGAAACCCAACCCTCCCTACATAGCGAGACCGGGTGCGAAAGCACCCTGGCGAGACTTGTGCCCTATGGGTATGAATGGCTTTTTCACAATGCTTCTAGTGCCCCTTCAGAGAAGATTGTGTGGAAAATCACAGAAGGGCAAGGATGGTGGGGATTTGATTCGCCTTTGTACCCATAGGGAACAATCGCCAAGTCACTCCGTTCCCGGTCTCGCTATGCGCTCTTTGCAAGAGGTCGGAGCCGTCCCACCACCGCCCCCGCCTTGCTGAAAAACAAGATCAATGTTGCCTAAAGGGGCATTATTTATATTTTCGTGCCAGGGGGAGGGTGACTTTTAGAGGGTTAAAACCTCCTTTCTCCTGATACGCAGAAAGGAGGTTTTTCTATTTTCACAACAACAGATAGACCAGCGGGGTGGCGATGAGCAGGGTCAGGATGGTCCGCTCCACCCAGATGATGACCAACTCTCCGATGGAGACGGGGATCTCCGTGGACAGGATGCAGGGGATGGAGGCGGAGAAGAAGAGAATGGAGGAGACGGAGACGATCCCGATGACGAACTTGGTGACCAGGGGGGCTTCAGCCGCCACCAAGGCGGGCAGGAACATCTCGGCGATCTCCACGGCGGACGCCTTGGCGGCCAGCATCGGTTCGGGCAGTTGAACCAACCAGGTAAAGGGCAGGAACAGATAGCCGACCCAATCGAAGAGCGGGGTGAACTTGGCCAGCAACAATCCGATGAGACCCACAGAGAGAATCGAGGGCAGGATGGCCATTGTCATCACCAATCCGTCCTTCAGATTGCTCCAGATGTTGCGGTGAAGGGCAGGAGCCTGATTGGCAGCGTTGAGGGCTTCTCTGATGGCGGTTTGGAACAGCTGTTGCCTCACTTCTGGTTCGGGGATGCCCTTGCCATCGGCATAAGCTTCGCTCTTATTGCGGATGGGCGGCAGGTGGACCGACAGGGCGGTCACCAGGAAGGTGACGACCAGGGTCAGCCAGAAGTAGAGGTTCCAATATTCCATCAAGCCCAGGTTTTTGGCCACCACGATCATGAAAGTGGCGGAGACGGTGGAAAAACCGGTGGCGATGATGGTGGCTTCCTTGGCGGTGTAGTACCCTTCCTTGTACAATCGGTTGGTGATCAAGAGTCCGATGGAGTAACTGCCGACGAAGGAGGCGACAGCATCGATCGCCGATCGCCCCGGGGTTTTCCAGATCCGGCGCATCACCGGACGCACCAACACCCCGATGAATTCCAGCAGTCCGTACCCCACCAGCAGGGCCAAAAAGACCGAACCGACGGGAACCAGAATCCCCACCGGGATCACCAGCTTTTCAAACAGGAAAGGACCGATATCGGGGTCGAACAGCCAGGCGGGTCCGGTGTGGGTGATAAGTAGGAGCGCGGTCACCAATCCGAGAACTTTCAGAATGGAGAAGACCCGGTCGACCCGACTCTTTTTCCAGGCGCCGGTGAGGAAGGGATACAAAGCTCCCAACAGAATCACCGCCAGGGCATACCAGGGAACGAGGGGGCCCAGGGACTCACGAAGCCAAGTGACTATATGATCCAGAGGGATGGTGGAGGAGTCTCCGAGGCGGATCGGTATAAAGAACATGAAGATACCCACGGCGCTGAATAGGAGTAATTTTGAGATATTTTTGACACAAACGGAAGTTTCGGTTTTCAGAGGGTACTGAGGATCTGTTTGGCCCATGATGAACCCCTCCTCTTGTGGTTTTTGAAAATGGGGAGGGGAGAGTCCCCCGTCCCTTAAGCTGTTTTTCTCTGGACCAATCCGGTCAGGAAAGAGAGCATCACATGGACGCCGGCCTTCACCGTCGCCTCCCGCACATCCCGCAGGGGATCCAAGCAGACGAGATCCATCGCTTTCACCTGGGGATGGGTGCCTGCGATCCGAACCGCCTCAAACAGCTCGTCGGTGCGCATCCCGCCGGGAGTGGCAGCGGGGGCTCCGGGGCCGAGCCCGATGTCCAGCACGTCCATGTCGACGGTGAGATAGATGGTGTCCACCTGCTGTTTCAGCCGGGAGAGAGCCTCCCGGATCACCAC is part of the Kroppenstedtia eburnea genome and harbors:
- a CDS encoding YjiH family protein, whose protein sequence is MGQTDPQYPLKTETSVCVKNISKLLLFSAVGIFMFFIPIRLGDSSTIPLDHIVTWLRESLGPLVPWYALAVILLGALYPFLTGAWKKSRVDRVFSILKVLGLVTALLLITHTGPAWLFDPDIGPFLFEKLVIPVGILVPVGSVFLALLVGYGLLEFIGVLVRPVMRRIWKTPGRSAIDAVASFVGSYSIGLLITNRLYKEGYYTAKEATIIATGFSTVSATFMIVVAKNLGLMEYWNLYFWLTLVVTFLVTALSVHLPPIRNKSEAYADGKGIPEPEVRQQLFQTAIREALNAANQAPALHRNIWSNLKDGLVMTMAILPSILSVGLIGLLLAKFTPLFDWVGYLFLPFTWLVQLPEPMLAAKASAVEIAEMFLPALVAAEAPLVTKFVIGIVSVSSILFFSASIPCILSTEIPVSIGELVIIWVERTILTLLIATPLVYLLL
- a CDS encoding DMT family transporter, with product MNRDWAKVLIAAFFEVMWVIGLKHAEDLWSWLGTVVAIVVSFYLMIMAGRNLPVGTVYAVFVGLGTAGTVFSEVVFFGEPLKLMKLCLILVLLVGVLGLKLVTEETKGGES
- a CDS encoding FAD-linked oxidase C-terminal domain-containing protein encodes the protein MFRRKKRWTDPLIPELMELVGEEHVLYHRSDLIAYECDGFTLVRGEARAVVFPADTGEVAAVVRHLHRKEIPFIARGAGTGLSGGATPLGGEVIISLVRMKQLLKLDLENRTAVVQPGFVNLKLTRSIEGDGYYYAPDPSSQYACTIGGNVAENAGGAHCLKYGVTTNHVLGAEVVLPDGEVIRLGEDGIPDIPGYDLLGLVTGSEGTLGIVTEITVRVLKAPEAKQTILAYFDDVEEGSRAVSDIISAGILPAALEMMDRTAIEAVESANFPVGHPLDVEALLLIEVDGIAEGIPSQSSRIVEMCRRRKVREVKVARNEREAAAWWANRKTGFGAMGAISPDYLVQDGVIPRSALPDVLEKIREISRETGLRIANIFHAGDGNLHPLILFDGRKPGEKEKALAAGSRCLQVCADAGGTITGEHGVGIEKIEEMRLVFTEEELQAQIAIREVFNPDNRLNPNKLFPQPGRCAEVKQERQRTVQGK
- a CDS encoding DMT family transporter — protein: MAWVFLVLAGGMEMVGVTMINRLHRDRDWRSWMWLMIGFSGSFIFLALAMKDLPMGTAYAVWTGIGAAGGAITGMLFYGEPKHFSRIFFITLVLGAAVGLKMVS